From Bacillus sp. FSL K6-3431, the proteins below share one genomic window:
- the nadB gene encoding L-aspartate oxidase, producing MDDYSVKLFDVIIVGGGIAGKMLAHRLPASMKIACITKAEPNVSNSVIAQGGIAAALANDDHPEAHFEDTIAVANDHADIERVNLLVTEGKQSVQTLIEEGLLFDRNPSGNWSFGQEAAHSKRRILHSGGDATGKGIMDFLQTKTNNKLSLHANLVVIELIIIKGRCAGVIVLDHLGKKSRMYGKHIVIATGGIGQLYEHTSNSEISSGDGISLAYHAGALLTDLEFVQFHPTILQLNGKSKGLISEAVRGEGAQLVDEDGKRIMEGIHPSLELAPRDIVARAIEASYQRQKKVFLNAQDITGFNKKFPTIYQNCLDHSINPLTENIPVRPGAHFHMGGIQTNEWGETSIPFLYAIGETACTGVHGANRLASNSLLESLVFAERAAQTIQSKKDDDFSISGIKPFQNHMVNLPSIVEIKKMMTTYAGIIRDQAGLERLLERLTPAIQQLSAHVFSDLALPTLKLAHHLTSSFLIAKSALLRTESRGAHYRLDAVHHDTNWTGKVIAISKNGCCQLNRHTINDQKKEAILK from the coding sequence ATGGACGATTATTCTGTGAAATTATTTGATGTTATTATTGTCGGTGGTGGTATTGCGGGGAAAATGTTGGCACACAGACTTCCAGCTTCCATGAAGATTGCTTGTATCACAAAAGCAGAGCCGAATGTAAGTAATTCTGTTATTGCTCAAGGCGGGATTGCAGCTGCATTAGCGAATGATGATCATCCCGAAGCACATTTCGAGGACACGATTGCAGTTGCCAATGACCATGCAGATATTGAGCGAGTCAATTTACTTGTGACAGAAGGGAAACAATCGGTGCAAACGTTGATCGAGGAAGGTTTATTATTTGACCGCAATCCATCCGGAAACTGGTCTTTTGGCCAAGAAGCTGCACATTCAAAACGTAGAATTCTACATTCAGGTGGGGATGCAACAGGTAAAGGGATCATGGATTTTTTACAAACAAAAACGAATAACAAACTGTCACTTCATGCTAATTTAGTCGTCATAGAATTGATTATTATTAAAGGCAGATGTGCAGGGGTAATCGTGCTAGACCATTTAGGGAAAAAATCACGAATGTATGGAAAACATATCGTTATAGCAACAGGTGGAATTGGGCAGTTATATGAACATACATCCAATTCCGAAATCTCATCAGGTGATGGGATTTCGCTTGCGTATCATGCGGGAGCCTTACTAACTGATTTAGAGTTCGTGCAATTTCATCCGACGATCCTGCAGCTAAATGGGAAATCAAAAGGTTTAATTTCAGAAGCAGTACGTGGTGAAGGTGCACAGTTGGTGGATGAAGATGGAAAACGAATCATGGAAGGCATTCATCCATCTCTGGAGCTAGCCCCCCGTGATATTGTGGCACGGGCCATTGAAGCAAGTTATCAAAGGCAGAAAAAGGTATTTTTAAATGCTCAGGATATCACAGGTTTCAATAAGAAGTTTCCGACGATTTATCAAAATTGTCTCGATCACTCGATTAATCCGCTCACGGAAAATATTCCGGTTCGACCTGGTGCTCATTTTCATATGGGCGGTATTCAAACGAATGAATGGGGTGAAACGAGTATTCCCTTCTTATACGCGATTGGTGAAACTGCTTGTACAGGTGTGCATGGGGCCAATCGATTAGCAAGTAATTCTTTATTAGAATCACTAGTATTCGCTGAACGAGCTGCACAGACGATTCAATCCAAAAAAGATGATGATTTCAGCATTTCGGGCATTAAGCCTTTCCAAAATCACATGGTGAACCTCCCATCGATTGTAGAGATAAAAAAGATGATGACAACTTATGCGGGAATTATCCGGGATCAAGCAGGTCTAGAAAGATTACTAGAAAGATTAACACCAGCAATTCAACAATTATCGGCACATGTTTTTTCGGACCTTGCTTTACCTACGTTGAAGCTTGCTCATCATTTAACAAGTTCTTTTTTAATTGCCAAATCAGCGTTATTGCGTACGGAGAGTAGAGGCGCTCACTATCGGTTGGATGCAGTGCACCATGATACCAATTGGACTGGAAAAGTGATAGCAATCAGTAAAAACGGCTGCTGTCAATTAAATCGTCATACAATAAATGATCAGAAAAAGGAGGCAATCCTAAAATGA
- the nadC gene encoding carboxylating nicotinate-nucleotide diphosphorylase — MNPIKIKKALEDFLLEDIGDRDLSATIFPSLQHSKAVIRVKESGVISGLSLLSYGYELLDPQVKVVLGKQDGDWVEPGDLIAEITGPTNVLLSGERVLLNLLQRMSGIATLTNLCVSALAGSATRITDTRKTTPGLRVFEKYAVRCGGGYNHRNGLYDAVMLKDNHIAAAGSILEAVKSVREQVGHMTAIEVEVESKEQLLEAIDARPNVIMLDNQTPDTVRDWVQFVPDFIQTEASGGITIDGLYAYGQTGVDYISLGMLTHSVKSLDISLNLSISKKEVEV, encoded by the coding sequence ATGAATCCGATTAAAATAAAAAAAGCACTGGAAGATTTTCTACTTGAGGATATTGGGGATCGCGATCTATCAGCAACGATTTTTCCATCCTTACAACATAGTAAAGCAGTGATTCGTGTAAAGGAGTCTGGTGTGATTAGTGGACTTTCCCTTCTATCATATGGATATGAGCTCCTAGATCCGCAAGTAAAAGTTGTACTTGGAAAGCAAGATGGAGATTGGGTTGAGCCAGGAGATTTGATTGCGGAGATTACTGGGCCAACGAATGTGTTGCTGTCTGGTGAGCGTGTATTGTTAAATTTGCTGCAGCGCATGAGTGGGATTGCAACACTTACGAACCTATGTGTGTCAGCTTTAGCTGGTTCAGCGACAAGAATCACTGATACTCGTAAAACGACTCCTGGTCTACGTGTCTTTGAAAAATATGCGGTCCGTTGCGGTGGCGGCTATAATCATCGTAATGGATTGTATGATGCTGTAATGCTAAAGGATAACCATATTGCTGCTGCAGGTTCAATCTTAGAAGCCGTGAAATCTGTGCGAGAACAAGTGGGTCATATGACTGCAATAGAGGTAGAAGTGGAATCGAAAGAGCAGCTACTTGAAGCGATCGATGCGAGACCAAACGTAATTATGTTAGATAATCAAACGCCAGATACAGTGCGCGATTGGGTTCAATTTGTTCCTGATTTTATACAAACGGAAGCTTCTGGAGGTATTACAATCGACGGACTATATGCATATGGCCAAACGGGTGTCGACTATATTTCACTCGGAATGCTAACACATTCTGTGAAAAGTTTAGATATTAGCTTAAACCTATCTATTTCTAAGAAAGAGGTTGAAGTGTAA
- the nadA gene encoding quinolinate synthase NadA gives MTTMLEQLVSADAMPESYLQATADELYSRALAAKTKLGSRLFILGHHYQKDEVIQFADATGDSLQLAQIAAQQSADYLVFCGVHFMAETADILSTVKQVVVLPDMRAGCSMADMADIDQTERAWGELERVFGETIIPLTYVNSTAAIKAFVGRYGGATVTSSNAENMVRWALSQKERLLFLPDQHLGRNTAVKLGIKLEEMAIWDPIRHKLELNCPVEDVKVILWKGHCSVHMNFLPKHIDHLRTKEPDRRILVHPECTYEVVHASDDAGSTKYIIDTIAASAPGSKWAIGTEMNLVNRLIKEFSDRDIVSLNPYMCPCLTMNRIDLPHLTWALESLLEGRIPNQITVDTKTASEAKMALEKML, from the coding sequence ATGACAACAATGTTAGAGCAATTAGTATCGGCCGATGCGATGCCTGAAAGTTATTTGCAGGCAACTGCGGATGAATTATATTCACGAGCATTAGCAGCAAAAACTAAGCTGGGTTCCCGATTGTTTATTTTAGGACATCATTATCAAAAAGATGAAGTAATTCAATTTGCTGATGCAACTGGTGATTCTTTACAGCTAGCACAAATTGCTGCACAACAATCAGCTGACTATCTAGTCTTTTGTGGTGTACATTTTATGGCCGAAACCGCTGATATTTTATCGACTGTAAAACAAGTAGTTGTGCTTCCGGATATGCGTGCCGGTTGTTCGATGGCTGATATGGCTGATATTGATCAAACGGAGCGGGCTTGGGGAGAGTTGGAACGCGTATTTGGAGAAACGATTATCCCGCTGACATATGTAAATTCAACTGCGGCAATTAAAGCTTTTGTTGGTAGATATGGTGGTGCAACAGTAACATCGTCTAATGCGGAAAATATGGTCCGCTGGGCCTTGTCGCAAAAAGAAAGATTGCTATTTTTACCTGATCAACATCTTGGTAGAAATACGGCAGTGAAACTTGGTATTAAACTAGAAGAAATGGCGATCTGGGATCCCATTCGTCACAAGCTAGAGTTGAATTGTCCAGTCGAAGATGTAAAAGTAATTTTATGGAAAGGGCACTGTTCTGTTCATATGAACTTTTTACCGAAACATATTGATCATTTACGTACGAAGGAGCCCGATCGCCGCATTCTTGTTCATCCTGAATGTACGTATGAAGTCGTGCATGCTTCTGATGATGCAGGGTCAACTAAATATATTATCGATACAATCGCTGCTTCAGCGCCGGGCTCAAAATGGGCTATTGGCACAGAAATGAATTTGGTCAACAGATTAATTAAAGAATTTTCTGATCGCGATATCGTCTCATTAAATCCATACATGTGCCCTTGCTTGACGATGAACAGGATTGACTTGCCGCATTTAACATGGGCACTAGAGTCACTCCTAGAAGGTCGAATTCCAAATCAGATTACAGTGGATACGAAAACCGCTAGTGAAGCGAAAATGGCATTGGAGAAAATGCTATAA
- a CDS encoding GNAT family N-acetyltransferase, with the protein MNNQELSLEIKKAEDSQLEFLVSQFSPDNPMFQYNRYDVQKKGEGIYLIAWHGKIPVGHFLLRWSGPRDAPVIKHVNITFSAFLEAGHTKDEYRRMGVATAIIQEAERLSKEMGRIYIGLEVGIGNPEAKRLYEKLGYRDWEYGEFSISWEYIDGNGNKGIETEMVTFMQKSLL; encoded by the coding sequence ATGAATAATCAAGAATTATCCCTAGAAATAAAAAAAGCAGAGGATTCGCAATTAGAATTCCTTGTATCACAGTTTTCTCCCGATAACCCAATGTTTCAATACAACCGATATGATGTACAAAAAAAAGGGGAGGGAATTTATCTAATTGCTTGGCATGGTAAAATACCAGTTGGTCATTTCTTACTACGATGGAGTGGTCCGAGGGATGCCCCTGTTATCAAGCACGTTAATATTACTTTTAGTGCCTTTCTAGAAGCAGGGCACACCAAAGATGAATATCGTAGAATGGGCGTAGCAACAGCTATCATTCAAGAAGCTGAAAGACTTTCAAAAGAAATGGGACGCATATACATAGGATTAGAAGTGGGGATAGGTAATCCTGAAGCCAAACGACTCTATGAAAAATTGGGTTATAGAGATTGGGAATATGGCGAATTTTCGATTAGCTGGGAATATATTGATGGGAATGGAAATAAAGGTATTGAAACAGAAATGGTAACTTTTATGCAAAAAAGCCTTCTATGA
- a CDS encoding histidine phosphatase family protein: MLTLYITRHGETEWNIQKRMQGWGDSQLTENGIRNAVCLGKRLNEIDLDAIYLSPSKRTRLTAELICKDRNIPIIFDENLKEIDIGDWEGKTQSYIEENYPNEYHSFWNTPHLYTSLNGENFIDLQGRVLKSLNAIREKNTSGNVLIVTHSVVIKMLLAFFKNSPLEKLWEPPFIYDTSLTVVELREQDNRIVLEGDLSHWEET, from the coding sequence ATGCTTACTTTATACATAACAAGACACGGAGAGACAGAGTGGAATATACAAAAGAGAATGCAAGGTTGGGGCGACTCACAATTAACAGAGAATGGTATTAGGAATGCTGTCTGTTTAGGAAAGCGGCTTAATGAAATAGATTTAGATGCAATTTATTTAAGCCCAAGTAAAAGAACCCGTTTGACGGCCGAATTGATTTGTAAAGACAGAAATATTCCAATTATTTTTGATGAAAATCTTAAAGAGATAGATATAGGAGATTGGGAGGGGAAAACTCAATCGTATATTGAAGAGAATTATCCAAATGAATATCACTCATTTTGGAATACTCCTCATCTATACACTTCACTTAATGGCGAAAATTTTATTGATTTACAAGGCAGGGTCTTGAAATCATTAAATGCTATTAGAGAAAAAAACACCTCTGGAAATGTTCTAATTGTAACTCATTCGGTTGTGATAAAAATGTTATTGGCTTTCTTTAAAAATTCTCCTCTTGAAAAGTTATGGGAGCCACCTTTTATTTACGATACTAGTTTAACTGTTGTCGAATTAAGGGAGCAGGACAATAGAATTGTTTTAGAAGGAGATTTATCACATTGGGAAGAAACATAG